One window of Camelus dromedarius isolate mCamDro1 chromosome 18, mCamDro1.pat, whole genome shotgun sequence genomic DNA carries:
- the TP53RK gene encoding EKC/KEOPS complex subunit TP53RK, producing the protein MAAAGATAAELNEEPAPEAEALAAARERNSRFLSGLELVKQGAEARVFRGRFQGRAAVMKHRFPKGYRHPALEARLGRRRTVQEARALLRCRRAGISAPVVFFVDYASNCLFMEEIEGSVTVRDYIESTMEAEKSPQSLLGLAKTIGQVLARMHDEDLIHGDLTTSNMLLKPPLEQLNIVLIDFGLSFISGLPEDKGVDLYVLEKAFLSTHPNTETVFEAFLQSYSASSKKARPVLKKLDEVRLRGRKRSMVG; encoded by the exons ATGGCGGCGGCGGGCGCTACTGCGGCTGAGCTGAACGAAGAGCCGGCGCCCGAGGCTGAGGCACTGGCCGCGGCCCGGGAGCGGAACAGCCGCTTTTTGAGCGGCCTGGAGCTGGTGAAGCAGGGCGCCGAGGCACGCGTGTTCCGCGGCCGCTTCCAGGGCCGTGCGGCCGTGATGAAGCACCGCTTCCCCAAGGGCTACCGGCACCCGGCGCTGGAGGCGCGGCTCGGCCGGCGACGGACGGTGCAGGAGGCCCGGGCGCTGCTCCGCTGCCGCCGCGCAG GGATATCTGCCCCGGTTGTCTTTTTTGTGGACTATGCTTCCAACTGTTTATTCATGGAGGAAATTGAAGGCTCAGTGACAGTTCGAGATTATATTGAATCCACCATGGAGGCTGAAAAATCTCCCCAGAGTCTCCTCGGCTTAGCCAAGACAATTGGGCAAGTTTTGGCTCGAATGCACGATGAAGACCTCATTCATGGTGATCTCACCACCTCCAACATGCTCCTGAAACCCCCCTTGGAACAGCTGAACATCGTGCTCATCGACTTTGGGCTGAGTTTCATTTCAGGACTTCCGGAAGATAAGGGAGTTGACCTGTACGTGTTAGAGAAAGCCTTCCTTAGTACCCATCCCAACACTGAGACTGTGTTTGAAGCCTTTCTGCAGAGTTACTCCGCCTCCTCCAAAAAGGCCAGGCCAGTGCTAAAAAAACTAGATGAAGTGCGcctgagagggagaaagaggtcCATGGTTGGGTAG